Sequence from the Solea senegalensis isolate Sse05_10M linkage group LG1, IFAPA_SoseM_1, whole genome shotgun sequence genome:
GAGGCTGTGAACCGGCTCGCTTTTACAGATAAAGCCGCCCATCGTTAGCCCTCGACAGGGATAATAACCAACATGAGTCCCGTCACAAAACACGGAGCTTTTCACCGTAGCTGCTGAAGAGACGGTGGGTCACAACAGCACTTaataatatgactttatttGTTCAGTGTAACATAGTGAAATAAAGAGCACATGTTTCCTGTTGATGGCTTAATTGCAAATTCGAACAGTCCTGTCGGTAATTACGGGCAAAAAAGTCGCTTTATTCCCTGTTTAAAACTCTCAACAACGAcgtttgtttgttaaaacacaaacacacgtgtgtttgtggtcACTGTTGTGTCAATGCTTTAATTGTGTTGCAGTCTGGTTTATTAATGTGTTCTGTAATGTTAGCACCTGAAAAGATGCTGTCATTACTTTAATTGCACGAAATAATTGAGGGcgaaaaacactgacatggtTTCTTACTTAATGTGAATGTAGGCGAAATAGGAAGAAATTGCTCCTCCGTCGCTTGAAGCAGCCAGGGACAGAATGAGCGAGGGTCCGAAGAAGCggagcggcagcagcagcagcagcagcggggggAGAAGTCTCTCTGAACCCGCTGAATCTCCGTCTGTCACGGGAAAAGATGAAGGAGAAAGCTCCGGGGTGGGTCTCAAAAAACAAATCGGCCTCGTCAGCGCCTGTGCCATTATCATAGGTAAGTACATCAGAGTCCATCAACACGAGCTCAACCTGCACATATTAGCAGGTGCGTGTCACAACCCTTTGTGGACCAAGGGCAATAGGAACCCGGGGGGTTGTGGTATCTGACATTTCCTGTAGTTTATACTTAAGGTCAAAAGGGGGTCCGCATAGTTACTGGGTCAGTGTTGCTGAAGATTTTTGGAAGTCGTGTCTAATCGCCCTTGAGCAGATTAGTGGTTTATATTGCTCTTCCATAGTTGCTCTCATGATGCCATCGAAGTGTTGGCAGTCATGGATCTGCCCCAGTTTCTACCCACCTCCTACACAAGTCAATAAAAAGCAGTCCCAGTAATGGGTGTCCACTAATGTGGATGCTGCAGGGTCCATCACCTTAAGAAACAATGTTTGTAAAAGTGGTTCTGCTCGTCTGTCAAGAAAGAAACTTCATTTGTGCTCTTATTTTAAAAGGCCCAATTCCAGCTTCATCATAGCTGTAAACATGCAGTCAAAGCAGGAAGCGTTGCGAGGAGGGTATGTGAAGGAAATGCCTTATTACCGCCAAAGAGCTGCTTTCAAAGttatattcattattaaaacaaaaacctactGCTGTGAGCCCTTATTTTCAAAACAGACTGCAAAGACTGACTAACCCAACCCTCAGAAACCAGCTGTGACCAGTAGTAAAGAGTGGCTCTTAAAGAATGCTTTAAAAGTATATATGGTCTTTGATGGAGGAGGGGAAAGAGGTTCCCAGGTGACATTAATGCATTATGGagaatacagtatatgtatcgGAATATTTAACTCCATAATGTTAACattgacctaaaaaaaaatcacattttttaacaGCTGACACAGTGGTCATATACTGAGATTAAACACTGACGACCATCTCAAGAATAATGATTCCATTTCTATAAAGTTAATCAAAAGCTTTTACACAAAAtggaaatgtcattaaaaatgtggaATAAGTAATTGGTAATTTATCCAActgttgactgactgactgtctctGGCTTTGCTGAGTGAGACTGTTAAGTGCCGTCGTCACATGACTGGCTCATGTAACTTTTAACTGGTGATTAATGCTGtggtttaatttaaatgtcCCACGGTGGCACATTTAAATGCTaactctgtctgtttctctcactAAGGGAATATCATTGGATCAGGGATTTTTGTGAGTCCTAAAGGTGTACTGGAGAATGCCAGCTCAGTGGGTGTGGCCCTGATCGTGTGGGTCACAACAGGACTCATCACAGCTGTGGGCGCTCTCTGCTATGCAGAGTTAGGTGTGACCATACCCAAGTCTGGGGGAGATTACTCCTATGTCAAAGACATCTTTGGAGGACTGGCTGGGTGAgctgaagtgttgttttttttgtttttttttgcttgattaTAATACATTCAAGGCCTTCAATTGTGGAATTGATGTCAAGTACAGTTGCTACAGAGATCTGGTGTGAGGACGCTGAAAGTAGACATTTGTCTGATTCAATTCATCtcgagctgcagctaacgattactttcataaatcgattaatctgtcgataaATCTAATTAATTTTCAGTATCTCATGTACACTATTGACATTGCACCATATTCTACAAAAACATATTTGGTTACATGAATTTctctatattataataaaacatgcATCACATTTGCtattataaacacatttacaccaaTTTATAATACATCTGTTTTGGGAAAATAACTGATATGTTTGAAAGATAGTGCAGTTGCAGTATAATTTTTTTCCACAGTCTGGCTTCAGTTCAGTATTTACCGTGACCTATTTGAAATGTGACGGGGCATTACCATGCAACATTATCAAAGTATTTACAACTATTCTAATGCAAGGCTGAGAACTTTAAAAGATATTAGATATTTGTTTCcaacatgtgtgtattttaatttttatttgcaCAGAACAATCAACATTTCGACAATAGATTTCACTAATTCACTGTGTTGGTTCaaaattaagattttaaaaTTATTTGAATTGTTCAGGCCCTATTAGTTTATTAGTGATGTTTAACAGAAGATGTTAAACATCTGTAATATTTCACTATTGCCTTCTTCTGCATTCAGTACTTCATAAATCTTTAttctcttctccttctgctTTTACCTACCATAAGAAGATGTTGATAAACTCAACCCTAACTCAAagattaaaattaaatcaaatgcaATAAATAATTCACTATAAACTGTTATTTAGAAGTTAGGCATGATGAGTCGGATTTTAACAATTCTTGAGATACAATCCTGTCTCCACCCAACTTGCCATATTATTGAATGTTACTGACCCAGTTCctcatttcttttgtctttaaCAACAATCCTGCTGTTTATTACTGTTGAGAACTTAATTTCTTTAGTTCTCCATAAAAGTGCTGGAGTTATCACATACAAAGTTGTGCTTCTTTGAAGGGAGCGTATGCAGTTGTATGGCCTTGCTGGCGTGACGGACACGTCTCATTAACCTTCGCTGTGCTTTCTCTCAGGTTTCTGCGTCTGTGGATCGCAGTATTGGTTATTTACCCTAGTAACCAGGCAGTGATTGCTCTCACCTTCTCCAACTACATCCTGCAGCCCCTCTTCCCCTCCTGCCTTCCCCCAGACAGCAGCCTTCGCTTGCTGGCTGCCGTCTGCCTCTGTGAGTGATGTGAGAATAAAACTGAAGCCTAAAATGCCATCACTTAATGTCAGAAACGTAGTGCAGTCCACTTTGAAGGATAATATCCGATATGAtctaagggttttttttttgtacttactCTTTATTCACTTTGTCAATGAAAAAAGCCTTTATTTTCATACGCCTCtagaaaaaacaagacacttcaCAGGTGGCAGATTTAATTGATGGTGAGGATATGCTGGAGACAGTGATTAAAGTTGTGCAACAACTACTTCACTTGGTGGTCAATACTCAGTCTTTTAAGCACTTCACAGCCaagctgtttttatgtcttttgtgGATGAGTCAAGGCTCAAAATGAACTAGATAGATAATTAGATAatttggattagattagataattTGGCTTCAGCTTGATGATAAattgaatttacatttaaaaaagaaaaaaggcatgacatttaaaattaaTGTAACAAGCAGTGTAGGTCAAATGCTTTCTTACCTGAaataggcttttattttgaatctaTAAAGTGGAGCATTGGATTTACATCTGGGGAGTGCATAATCTGGACATTGGTTTTAATGTCCCCTTTATTGCAAACAGAATACAGGCTTTTCTGTTGCATAAGCATGAGGCCTGTGCAATAATATGGTTTCAGGGAAACCTCTGTACTGTTTTcaataagtttgaaaataattttaatttctaaCATATATATTGAGTATCAAGTAACCTGATGTGATCTTGTGTCTTGCTGTCTCAGTGTTGTTGACATGGGTGAACTGCCACAGTGTGCGATGGGCCACATTTGTTCAAGATGTCTTCACCACTGGCAAGCTGTTGGCCCTggccctcatcatcatcatgggtATTGTCCAGATTTGCAAAGGTAGTATATGTTATGTAGCGtttcatattaaaaatgtagttgttggttttttttgtttttttttttcagttcccCATTTATATTACTGGCCTGAGACAAAAGTGGGGAAACATACAGCTGCAACCACAGTACATGCATCTGGTGCCTTTCACAGGATTTGTGATCCCAACATTAAAGAGATTAAAGGCCCTCATAATACTTCAATCCACTCGTAATTCCCCCTCACAaacgcacgcacatacacactgcaAGGCTCAGTGCCAAACTCATAcgtggatgaatggatgaggcCTCAGTCCCACTTTGTTCTGGATAGACGCTCAATGTGCAATAATGTTTGTTTGGAATCTATGGCAAAAATTTGAGAATATTCAGCCTGATAACCTGTtcacaaatgacaaatatgGTTCAATATGTTTAGTTACATTTATCAATTAGATGTcagcaaataaaatgtgtcattaaatatacttaaatcaaaacaaaacctctGTAATCAGGAAGTGCTTTAGCTAAATGACTTGCATCACAAACATGGAAGGTGTTTAGTGCCCTCTACTGTGTGTGGTAGTGTAATGTagccgtgtttgttttttcattttcaggtcaCTATCACTGGTTGGAGCCTGTCCACGCCTTTGAGACCTTCCGTGACTATGACGTTGGTCTGATCGCTCTGTCCTTCCTACAAGGCTCTTTTGCGTATGGAGGCTGGAACTTCCTTAATTATGTCACAGAGGAGCTGGTCGACCCGTATCGGTAACACAAAcacgtctcttttttttttttgtaaatgataagAAACTTCAACTGGTCTTATGAAGTCCTCTCATTACATAAAACGCACATATAAGGCATTTAGTTGCTTAAGAACCATGGGGAGAAAGAAGGCAACCATGGCTGCAATTAAAGATACTTAAGAGtttattaatctgtcaattattcaGTAGATTTTTTTCGTCcataaaatgttcagtttttgtGCTCAATTTTTCATGaagggagcaaaaaaaaacacaaaatgtctgcAAAACCAAAACTTTTTGTATGATTAATTGCTTATTAATATTGCTGAGGATTGAGCCCTTAAGTCTTAAAGCTCATCAAATATATCCCaaaactttttaactttttgaaGAATCTGTCTCAGTAGGATGATGCTTATTCTATAGTCAAGAGTTGTGTAATCTGTATATGTAGATTGCAGAAAttgtctggaaaaaaacagacgCACTGATGAAAATGCATGTTAAATATAGAGGAGATGGATTATGTAAATCACAAAGGAGTAGGGCTGAATATTGTATATGAGACTGTTATTGTGATAGTGAGCATTTATGTAAAATATGGATATGGACTGGAAATGTAATTTTGAAGTGGTACATTTTGATATAATATGAAGATGTTTTTGCAAACCAAATGGACTATTACTTTGATGCAgtaacaaaggcctttctgaaCCCAAAAAGGCTggacagtattttttttttagattgaaTCCCACTTTAAAACAATGCAGTTAGCAAACtgtaaaattgttgtttttgattgtgCTATGCCATTAAAAATTTTATAAAAATCACAACtagatattttccccaaatccTTCAACCCTGACAAGTACCATATCAAAAGTCCATCCATCTAATTAATAATGTCGGGTTGAATGTTTACTTAAGACACAAATGTTGAACCTGTCATaaccctgtttttgttttttttttccttcaggaaTTTACCACGTGCAATCTTCATCTCCATCCCTGTCGTCACCTTTGTTTACGTGTTTGCCAATGTTGCTTACGTCACAACTTTGAGTCCCCAGGAGTTGCTCGCCTCAAACGCTGTAGCAGTGGTGAGTAAGCCGATCTACAGTCACTCATGTCTGAAGAAACGTTTGTAGAGAATGCACGTGGATTGAAACGTTGTGCGAAATTGAGTTGTTGCACTTCTCCGTATGGATTTTAGATGAATCACGGTGCCTATAACCTTTAATGCGTCATCCTTATGCAGTTAATCTTGGATGTTCTTGATTATTCAGTTACTGAGTGTTTCAACTGTCTGCAtgtttcatcctcctccttctctttctacTCCTAATATTTCTCCCAGACATTTGGAGAGAAATTGCTCGGAGTAATGTCATGGATCATGCCCATCTCTGTAGCACTCTCCACCTTCGGTGGAGTCAATGGCTCTCTCTTCACATCGTCGCGGTCAGTTTGTCCTGCCTCTGTTTGACCCATGTCTGTCCTGCCTGACTTCACTTTCCAGCCTctgactgctgtgtttttgtgtggtttccTCCCATTGCTGATTATTGTTTAGCTAAAAAGGAATACAAGCTAAATAATTCTGCAGTGTAGACCAGATTTCAGATTGTAAAGAAAAGAGCCAGATTAGGAAAGTGTTTTCAAGATACATATTTGACTCTTGCCAGAGGGACACTACTATAGAAAACACTCAGACATAAACTGTATATCTGAAATGGACTTTACTCATCCTGACAAGGAAGTAGGACAGAATAAGCAATTAGCCACTGAGGGCAAGTCTATGGGGAAAATTAGCTTCTACTTAAAAACATTCCTGAGGGATTAATTGTCTCAATCACTGGTTTCtgttcttcaatagaacatggtgtcaattttgtaaattatgttacCATTTCGAGGAAAATTGAGGATAAAGCGTGACACTCTTGAATGGACACCAGAGTGATTGGCAGATGCCTGGATGAAGGCGACATCTGTGAATTTCCGGTTTTAAAAACTGACATGCAGATGTTCACATTGCAAGCCTTGAGGCTTCACGATGGGAGTTTGTTGTGGAACTGGAAGACTATGTCCCTTTTTGTATACAGTctatagatagagagatagtgcaaacctcagtttcccataGTATCAATACACTGTCCTATCTCGCAAGGTTAACAATAGTTAAAATGTATAGCTGTATATCATTCATCACCAAAACATGATAATtaccataacctacatccccagaacaTTTCATCTAAATCCGTCTATTACTAAAGTTATGCCGCTCACAAACGCGACCAAAAATATCACCTCCTCTGTAACGAGTGTTATGGCTCTACTTAAGTGATGTTGTCTCTTAAAGCACTGAGCCGGTTTTATTCCTGGCCCATTTTCACTTCTGTTTTTCCTGCACTGGTGTTTCTGTAATCACCTGAACTATGTTTCCCGAGCTCTTATCAGATGGGTGAGTGCACACGGCACCTAAGCACCATCTGGCTCTGCTCTCAGGATTTAGTCGtctttgggttttgtttttttttgctttttctgtgtCCCAGATTGTTTTTTGTCGGAGCAAGGGAAGGCCATCTCCCACGCGTGCTCGCCATGATTCATGTCACACGCTGCACTCCTATTCCAGCACTACTgttcactgtgagtgtgttttttgctTAACACACATtgtaaaatgttgtcttttgtttttttgtgtgtgtccttttgtCCTCCAATCTGCCCCTGTAAAAGAACTAACATGTGCCTCCTTTCAGTTGATCACGTCTCTGCTGATGTTGTGCACCAGTGACATTTACACCCTTATAAACTACGTGGGATTCATCAACTACCTCTTCTATGGCGTCACTGTCGCTGGGCAGATTGTGCTACGTTACAAACAGCCTGACCTGTATCGACCCATCAAGGTGAGAGCGACAGTCACCAACCACTTTATTAAGAACATCTGTACACATGCTTATTTATGCAATTATCCAGTCGGACAATAATGTGGCCGCAGCTTCAGTTAATGTTCCCGTTAGGTGCAGTTAACATGCAAGTATCTGTTGCAcgcacaaatacattttcagtgTAGATGTGCATCAGACGTGTGCACAAATGAGTGTGACGCCCATATGATGCAACATGCCTGTTTTTCTGGGCACGTCCACGTTCCATCAAGAGcacacatgggcaacataagGCCCCAGGGCTGGACCCGGCCCGTGGACTAGTTTTATCTGGCCCGTGATTTCCTCATTGTAAATGCTGTTTCCTATCCCTGACCAAGaggaaaatatcaaaaatgtttgCAATGTAGAGTCCATCTTTTCATACCTCAGCAGTGTGAGTAGTGCTTTTAGTCACTCTGCACCACCTGACTATTTATCTTTATTGTTGTCTCCTCTCCACCGGTCAcctatacacacaaaaacagtgtagatggacaaaaaaatgacatccatGTGTATTTGCATACTGTAGTCACAGAAGATGCGTCCCATGTTACATGTCCCACTGATCGCTCTCCACATATGATGGTATATATCAGGATGAGTGTTAATACCAGGACAGAATGGGGATAAACTCACCAACTCCCACTTGAATGGTGAAAAATGTAGCCTGGTGTCTGCTGACAATTTAGCATCATCTTCATGAATCCAACAGACCAAACATGCCATTTTATAAACAGCCAGTCCAAGTAGGGAGTGAAAGTTTAATGGTGAGGGGAATATTTAGGCATAATTTTGGCCCATTCATACTCGCCATGTGAACCTTTTATGGTCACAATCTACCTGGCTACTTCCAGGAGGAAAATGTACTATTGCACATGTAGACTATGATGAACTTTACTGATCACCTCACTATTTACCACATGTATATCCATTAGAAATCCTTTGGGGTGGCAGTTTGTGGCTGTTGAGCAAATGAAGGCTCTACTTAGTATTAGCATCTCTTTACAATGATTGATTTATATTTGATATTACAGTTTGGCCAAACATAATCTGGCATAACTCTGATAAAACTTTGGAGTTTAATGTACTGCAACATGAATTGGTCCGGTTTAAGATgactgtccctcctcctccaggtgagCCTTGTATGGCCTGTGATCTACCTCCTGTTCTGGGCCTTCCTGCTGGTGTTTTCCCTCTACTCTGAGCCTGTCGTCTGTGGTGTTGGACTGGCCATCATGATGACCGGTGTCCCTGTGTATTACTTGGGTGTCCACTGGGAAAAGAAGCCACAGTGTTTTAATATTACTATTGGTAAGTCCacataatcaaataaaataggCTTTATTTTCTCCTCAGGGTAATGTGTCTTGGGCAAAGCAGAGcgatacacacattcacagaatattaataatggaataaaaagatgAATATTGCATCTGCccgaaaaacattaaaatgtctctATGGTATTATGTGGGTGTATTTATGCAAAGTATATCTTATTAAATTGATATACATGTTCAGTACAAGTGGCTGTACTGAATTctgataaaataattaaaaagaaaacacagaacttCTTCAAACAGGGCTTTATAGTGTATACTACATAGACTTTCAGTGTGCATTTGAGGTCATGTCATTTGCCAATTGGgcaaaaatagcattttatgTGTAACTACaagttaaatgtattaattaatttttaaaacGGAACAAATATCTTTAACATATATATGGAAAAAGCGTTTcctgattcttttctttttcaactgtATCCAGGGAAAATGACCCATCTGTGTCAAAAGCTGTGTTCAGTGGTCTACCCAGATATGGGGGGGAACCTGGAGCCCCATAGTCCACCAAAGGAAGATGGAGTCGGGGAGATGGATGCTGCCTCACATGGCTAATTGGACTAACCCACAGACAAGTCCCTGAAAGAAAAGCATACTCTTTATTCACTGAATGAACACTTTGACACCTAACATGGTCTACAGCACTGGACACTTGGACATTGCCCTGTTGACTGGGCTTATTTCTGCACTGATTAAGATGGAATATCACAGACACTAAACATAAATTATGACCGACACTTTGATGTATTCACCACAGCATTTAAACCACCTCCTTTTGGTTTTTCTTGGATattgtgtttgtcattgtcTTGGAGGCAG
This genomic interval carries:
- the slc7a8b gene encoding large neutral amino acids transporter small subunit 2, with protein sequence MSEGPKKRSGSSSSSSGGRSLSEPAESPSVTGKDEGESSGVGLKKQIGLVSACAIIIGNIIGSGIFVSPKGVLENASSVGVALIVWVTTGLITAVGALCYAELGVTIPKSGGDYSYVKDIFGGLAGFLRLWIAVLVIYPSNQAVIALTFSNYILQPLFPSCLPPDSSLRLLAAVCLLLLTWVNCHSVRWATFVQDVFTTGKLLALALIIIMGIVQICKGHYHWLEPVHAFETFRDYDVGLIALSFLQGSFAYGGWNFLNYVTEELVDPYRNLPRAIFISIPVVTFVYVFANVAYVTTLSPQELLASNAVAVTFGEKLLGVMSWIMPISVALSTFGGVNGSLFTSSRLFFVGAREGHLPRVLAMIHVTRCTPIPALLFTLITSLLMLCTSDIYTLINYVGFINYLFYGVTVAGQIVLRYKQPDLYRPIKVSLVWPVIYLLFWAFLLVFSLYSEPVVCGVGLAIMMTGVPVYYLGVHWEKKPQCFNITIGKMTHLCQKLCSVVYPDMGGNLEPHSPPKEDGVGEMDAASHG